In Halovulum dunhuangense, one genomic interval encodes:
- a CDS encoding ABC transporter ATP-binding protein: MLLSLNALNVVIDRPHRDPVIPVRGVSLHLEAGETLALVGESGCGKSMTCLAIAGLLPKRGRVAGGAIVLDGKDLSTLSPREAGRHRRAILASVFQDATGGLNPVRSIGWQVAEAVRLRSGATRSEAQAEAVRLLGRVGLPNPERRAREFPHQFSGGMNQRAMIALAIAGQPRLLIADEATTALDVTLQAQILDLIADLRTSLGMGVLFVTHDLGLVAQHADRVCVMYAGSIAETAATAALFSHPRHPYTRGLLASLPDPSGRRARLQGIEGTVPPIDALPPGCAFAPRCPRASNVCAELVPEPFDGRACHHPLVSEVIRQEEPA; encoded by the coding sequence ATGTTGTTGAGCCTCAACGCCCTGAACGTCGTCATCGACCGCCCGCACAGGGATCCGGTCATTCCGGTGCGCGGCGTATCGCTGCACCTCGAGGCCGGCGAGACGCTGGCACTGGTCGGCGAGTCCGGCTGCGGCAAGTCGATGACCTGTCTCGCGATCGCCGGGCTCCTGCCGAAGCGCGGACGCGTTGCCGGCGGCGCCATCGTGCTGGATGGCAAGGACCTCTCCACCCTGTCGCCGCGCGAAGCCGGCCGCCACCGTCGTGCCATCCTGGCCAGCGTGTTCCAGGACGCGACCGGCGGGCTCAACCCGGTCCGCAGCATCGGCTGGCAGGTGGCCGAGGCCGTGCGCCTGCGTTCCGGCGCGACCCGGTCCGAGGCGCAGGCCGAGGCAGTCCGGCTGCTGGGGCGCGTTGGCCTGCCCAATCCCGAAAGGCGGGCGCGGGAATTCCCGCACCAGTTTTCCGGCGGGATGAACCAGCGCGCGATGATCGCGCTGGCTATCGCGGGGCAGCCCAGGCTTCTGATCGCCGACGAGGCGACCACCGCGCTCGATGTAACGCTGCAGGCACAAATCCTCGACCTCATCGCCGATCTGCGCACGAGCCTCGGAATGGGAGTGCTGTTCGTGACGCACGACCTCGGCCTCGTGGCTCAGCACGCGGACCGGGTCTGCGTGATGTATGCCGGCAGCATCGCGGAAACCGCCGCGACAGCGGCCCTGTTCTCGCACCCGCGGCACCCCTACACCAGGGGCTTGCTGGCGTCCTTGCCGGACCCGTCCGGCCGCCGCGCGCGGTTGCAGGGCATCGAGGGGACCGTGCCGCCCATCGACGCGCTGCCGCCGGGCTGCGCCTTTGCGCCGCGCTGCCCCCGCGCCTCGAATGTCTGTGCCGAGCTGGTGCCCGAGCCTTTCGACGGCCGTGCCTGCCATCACCCGCTGGTGTCCGAGGTCATCCGCCAGGAGGAACCCGCATGA
- a CDS encoding alkaline phosphatase family protein, with protein sequence MTVSRVVLVVFDGLRPDMIAGRMPELERFAHEALDFTAARSVFPSLTRVCTTSLATGCWPGAHGIVGNAFHARAVMADRACDTSNFDHLVRMEKALGRVITSDTLGAALVRHGKRMGAVHCGSAGAAFLLNPLVADQPGHWTFSIHGEHKTRTPEAVRRAVEACGPLPGTEIPKLDVCRYAGRVAGALALGPDGPDVTVVWLPEPDTSYHYRKIGSDEAYQAMRVADTVFGEIVHAIRSGPMGDETAIVALSDHGQIATVAEVDIATYLREAGLPASTEPGDDTVLAMTRGAAGELRTLRDDAGLLSATVDALNAHPEIGVVFARDDLPGTLSMDLVHHVHDRRPDLFYVMRSDDLPDPAGLPGRRAHGGGVPLGGGMHGGLQEREMHVVSLWQVPGGRTGKDDAPTALVDIAPTVASLLGLPFEAQGRALPILAPEPETAETLQTTIGQSILLRRRIGDRIYLDRLAT encoded by the coding sequence ATGACCGTGTCACGCGTCGTTCTGGTGGTCTTCGACGGGCTTCGGCCCGACATGATTGCAGGCCGGATGCCCGAACTCGAGCGTTTCGCGCACGAGGCCCTGGACTTCACGGCCGCACGCTCGGTCTTTCCGTCGCTGACGCGGGTCTGCACGACGTCGCTGGCCACCGGCTGCTGGCCCGGTGCGCATGGCATCGTCGGCAACGCATTCCACGCGCGCGCCGTCATGGCGGACCGGGCCTGCGACACATCGAATTTCGATCACCTGGTCAGGATGGAAAAGGCGCTCGGCCGCGTCATCACCAGCGACACCCTGGGCGCGGCCCTGGTGCGGCACGGCAAACGCATGGGCGCGGTGCATTGCGGCTCGGCCGGTGCGGCGTTCCTTCTCAATCCGCTGGTGGCGGACCAGCCGGGGCACTGGACCTTTTCAATCCACGGCGAACACAAGACGCGCACGCCCGAGGCGGTGCGCCGCGCGGTGGAGGCATGCGGCCCGCTGCCGGGCACGGAAATTCCCAAACTCGATGTGTGTCGCTACGCCGGACGGGTCGCCGGGGCGCTGGCGCTGGGGCCGGATGGGCCGGATGTCACCGTTGTGTGGCTGCCAGAACCCGACACGTCCTATCACTACCGAAAGATCGGCTCAGATGAGGCGTACCAGGCGATGCGCGTGGCCGATACGGTCTTCGGCGAGATCGTTCATGCCATAAGATCGGGCCCCATGGGAGACGAGACGGCAATTGTCGCCCTGTCCGATCACGGGCAGATCGCCACGGTCGCCGAGGTCGACATCGCGACATACCTGCGCGAAGCCGGGCTACCTGCGTCGACGGAACCGGGCGATGATACCGTGCTCGCGATGACGCGTGGCGCGGCGGGCGAATTGCGCACCCTCCGCGACGACGCCGGATTGCTGTCGGCCACCGTCGACGCGCTGAACGCGCATCCCGAGATCGGGGTCGTCTTCGCCAGGGACGATCTGCCCGGAACGCTGTCGATGGATCTTGTGCACCATGTCCACGACCGCCGCCCGGACCTGTTCTATGTCATGCGCTCCGACGACCTTCCGGATCCCGCCGGATTGCCGGGTCGCCGCGCCCATGGCGGCGGTGTCCCGCTTGGCGGCGGCATGCATGGCGGGCTTCAGGAACGCGAGATGCATGTCGTCAGTCTCTGGCAGGTACCCGGCGGGCGCACCGGAAAGGACGATGCGCCCACCGCGCTTGTCGACATCGCGCCGACGGTCGCCTCGTTGCTTGGACTGCCGTTCGAGGCGCAGGGCCGCGCCCTGCCGATCCTGGCGCCAGAGCCCGAGACGGCCGAGACCCTGCAAACCACCATTGGCCAGTCGATCCTCCTGCGCCGCCGGATCGGCGACAGGATCTATCTCGACCGATTGGCGACCTAG
- a CDS encoding ABC transporter permease, translating to MRLIAVKLLRAALTLWLVLTFVFFVLRLSGDPTTTLLPDDIDEQTRDFYRALWGLDRPVFEQYWRYLAGLLQGDFGISFRNNVDAFELVWDRVPKTALLGGTALGMALVLGMPLGVLAALYRDSWLDRVVMSVAVFGFSMPNFFLGILLILVFAMQLRVLPSSGSDTIWHLILPAATLGTGFAAQIARYTRSSMIDVLGKPYMRTARSKGAGPGRRVTAHALPNAAIPVVTILGFKVGELLGWAVVTETVFAWPGIGRLLTSAVASRDLAVVQCIMILLAVTMIAANMIVDLIYGWLDPRVRVGARAGARA from the coding sequence ATGCGCCTGATCGCCGTCAAGCTGCTGCGCGCCGCGCTGACCTTGTGGCTTGTCCTGACCTTTGTCTTCTTCGTCCTGCGGCTCTCGGGCGACCCGACGACGACGCTTCTGCCCGACGACATCGACGAGCAGACGCGCGACTTCTATCGCGCGCTTTGGGGGCTGGACCGCCCGGTGTTCGAGCAATACTGGCGCTATCTCGCGGGGCTCTTGCAGGGCGATTTCGGCATCAGCTTCCGCAACAACGTCGATGCGTTCGAGCTGGTCTGGGACCGCGTGCCCAAGACGGCGCTGCTGGGCGGCACGGCGCTGGGAATGGCGCTTGTGCTCGGCATGCCGCTTGGAGTGCTCGCGGCGCTCTACCGCGACAGCTGGCTCGACCGGGTGGTGATGAGCGTCGCGGTCTTCGGCTTCTCGATGCCGAACTTCTTCCTCGGGATCCTGCTGATCCTCGTCTTCGCCATGCAGTTGCGGGTGCTGCCCTCGTCGGGGTCGGACACGATCTGGCATCTGATCCTTCCGGCCGCCACGCTGGGAACCGGCTTCGCGGCGCAGATCGCGCGCTACACGCGTTCCTCGATGATCGACGTTCTGGGCAAGCCCTACATGCGGACGGCCCGTTCCAAGGGGGCAGGGCCGGGGCGGCGGGTCACGGCGCATGCGCTGCCCAACGCCGCGATCCCGGTGGTCACGATCCTGGGCTTCAAGGTCGGCGAGTTGCTGGGCTGGGCCGTCGTTACCGAGACCGTCTTTGCCTGGCCCGGTATCGGGCGGCTGCTGACCAGCGCCGTGGCATCGAGGGACCTGGCCGTGGTGCAGTGCATCATGATCCTGCTGGCGGTGACGATGATAGCTGCCAACATGATCGTCGACCTGATCTACGGTTGGCTCGACCCGCGCGTGCGGGTCGGCGCAAGGGCTGGGGCCAGGGCATGA
- a CDS encoding ABC transporter substrate-binding protein, with protein sequence MVLPAYAQDSRPDLTVAVNSLPGSLEGIEEMGNVAVRITYSVFDSLIRRDFLADGSGTASKLVPGLAESWTRIDDRTLELKLREGVKFHDGSELTSDDVVFSFNAGRGHGHDPLIGAANRFMLTISHIEPVDKYTVRVVSKEPDVLLEQRLAGYAFWVVENRSYMLQGKDAFARNPVGTGPFKMAEWVDGEYIRLEAHDDYFGGRPTAKSVTFVEVPEVSARIAGLVSEEYDIAVNIPPDQVPTIESYEDLKVEQIVLDNTHMLVFYTDGPTALKEVRQALSLAIDRDLLREALWGGKNYTPNGHQLPSYEMYIEDYPAFEYNPEKAREILAASDYAGEEIVYKLPLNYYLLSLEAAQAMQQMWRDVGLNVTLQPVENSSQVNDPNGTVHIRAWSNTHRIPDPLGSFVPQWGIDSWVQRNRDLASRSWDAPQEFNDLLQTIVASTDWDERQQAYRDALDIWMDEAPGTMLYNPLETYAMRADIGWKPYGLYYMDLRPYNLTFGLTQ encoded by the coding sequence ATGGTGTTGCCCGCCTATGCGCAGGACAGCCGGCCCGACCTTACCGTGGCCGTCAATTCGTTGCCTGGATCCCTCGAGGGGATCGAGGAAATGGGCAACGTCGCTGTTCGGATTACCTATTCCGTCTTCGACAGCCTGATCCGTCGCGACTTTCTTGCCGATGGTTCGGGCACCGCGTCGAAGCTGGTGCCCGGCCTTGCCGAAAGCTGGACCCGCATCGACGACCGCACCCTGGAGCTCAAGCTGCGCGAGGGCGTCAAGTTCCACGATGGATCCGAGCTGACCTCGGACGACGTCGTCTTCAGCTTCAACGCCGGTCGCGGCCATGGTCACGACCCGCTGATCGGTGCCGCGAACCGCTTCATGCTGACGATCAGCCATATCGAGCCCGTGGACAAATACACCGTGCGCGTCGTTTCCAAGGAGCCCGACGTGCTGCTTGAACAGCGGCTGGCCGGATACGCCTTCTGGGTCGTCGAGAACCGGTCCTACATGCTGCAAGGCAAGGATGCCTTCGCGCGGAACCCCGTTGGTACCGGTCCGTTCAAGATGGCCGAATGGGTCGACGGCGAATACATCCGCCTCGAGGCGCATGACGACTATTTCGGCGGCCGTCCGACGGCGAAATCGGTCACCTTCGTCGAGGTTCCGGAGGTTTCGGCCCGGATCGCAGGCCTCGTGTCAGAGGAATACGACATCGCCGTGAACATCCCGCCGGACCAGGTGCCGACGATCGAATCCTACGAGGATCTCAAGGTCGAGCAGATCGTTCTCGACAACACCCACATGCTGGTCTTCTACACCGATGGCCCGACCGCGCTGAAGGAGGTCCGGCAGGCCCTGTCCCTGGCGATCGACCGCGACCTGCTGCGCGAGGCGCTTTGGGGCGGCAAGAACTATACCCCGAACGGCCACCAGCTGCCGTCCTACGAGATGTACATCGAGGACTACCCGGCCTTCGAATACAATCCCGAGAAGGCACGCGAGATCCTTGCCGCGTCGGATTACGCCGGCGAGGAGATCGTCTACAAGCTGCCGCTCAACTATTACCTGCTGAGCCTCGAGGCCGCGCAGGCCATGCAGCAGATGTGGCGGGACGTGGGGCTCAACGTGACGCTGCAGCCGGTCGAGAACTCGAGCCAGGTCAACGATCCGAACGGCACGGTGCATATCCGCGCCTGGTCGAACACTCACCGCATCCCCGATCCCCTGGGCAGCTTCGTGCCGCAATGGGGCATCGACAGCTGGGTACAGCGCAACCGCGATCTCGCGTCGCGCAGCTGGGACGCGCCGCAGGAATTCAACGACCTGTTGCAGACGATCGTCGCCTCGACCGATTGGGACGAGCGCCAGCAGGCCTATCGCGACGCGCTGGACATCTGGATGGACGAGGCGCCCGGGACGATGCTGTACAACCCGCTCGAGACCTATGCGATGCGGGCCGACATCGGCTGGAAGCCCTACGGTCTCTATTACATGGACCTGCGTCCCTACAACCTGACCTTCGGCCTGACCCAATAA
- a CDS encoding ABC transporter ATP-binding protein has translation MTALLKARGLRKTYATRRGGFMRAPTRFAAVDGVDVTLLRGRTLGILGESGCGKSTLARLVLGLAEPDAGTVNLGGAAMPRPDTPEWRKLRTRLQLVQQDAAGALDPRLPIRAQVAEPLAIHGRDQAAADAVLSSVGLNRAMGARFPHELSGGQLQRVVIARALALDPEILVLDEPVSALDVSIQAQIVNLIADLQAARGLAYLFVSHDVNVVRHVSDRIAVMYLGRVVEEAPAAAFGERARHPYTRALLSSVPVPDPAHRRAGVPRIGDPPDPSAPPGGCRFHPRCPHATDLCRAEVPPLRSLSAGHAAACHRIEEITKCA, from the coding sequence ATGACCGCTCTGCTAAAGGCACGCGGCCTGCGCAAGACCTATGCCACGCGCCGGGGCGGGTTCATGCGCGCGCCAACCCGCTTTGCCGCGGTCGATGGTGTCGACGTTACGCTCCTGCGGGGGCGCACACTTGGAATTCTCGGTGAATCCGGTTGCGGCAAGTCCACGCTGGCACGGCTTGTGCTGGGGCTGGCAGAGCCCGACGCCGGCACGGTCAACCTGGGTGGCGCAGCGATGCCCAGACCCGATACGCCGGAGTGGCGCAAGCTGCGGACCCGGCTGCAACTCGTTCAGCAGGATGCGGCCGGCGCGCTGGACCCACGGCTCCCGATCCGGGCGCAGGTGGCCGAACCGCTGGCGATACACGGCCGGGACCAGGCTGCCGCCGATGCCGTCCTGTCCTCGGTGGGCCTGAATCGCGCCATGGGCGCGCGTTTCCCGCACGAGCTTTCGGGCGGCCAGCTTCAGCGCGTGGTGATCGCGCGGGCGCTGGCACTCGACCCGGAAATCCTCGTGCTGGACGAACCGGTCTCGGCGTTGGACGTGTCGATCCAGGCGCAGATCGTGAACCTGATCGCCGATCTTCAGGCTGCGCGCGGGCTTGCCTACCTGTTCGTCAGCCATGACGTGAACGTCGTGCGCCACGTCTCCGACCGGATCGCGGTGATGTATCTGGGCCGCGTGGTCGAGGAGGCCCCGGCCGCCGCCTTCGGCGAGCGGGCGCGCCATCCCTACACCCGGGCGCTGCTGTCATCCGTCCCGGTGCCGGACCCCGCCCACCGGCGCGCCGGCGTCCCGCGCATCGGCGACCCGCCCGACCCCTCGGCGCCTCCGGGTGGCTGTCGCTTCCACCCGCGCTGCCCCCATGCGACCGATCTCTGCCGCGCCGAGGTGCCGCCCTTGCGCAGCCTGTCGGCTGGCCACGCCGCCGCCTGCCACCGGATAGAGGAAATCACCAAATGCGCCTGA
- a CDS encoding response regulator: MSKAILSIDDSPSIRQMITLTLSGAGYRVDTACDGAEGYHKAVAGPYSAIITDQNMPNMTGIEFIRKFRAHPSSRGVPIIFLSTESDPASKQAAKEAGAIGWIVKPFNQDQLIAAVRKVAGA, encoded by the coding sequence ATGAGCAAGGCCATCCTCTCGATCGACGACTCGCCTTCGATCCGCCAGATGATCACGCTGACACTGTCGGGGGCGGGGTATCGCGTCGACACCGCCTGCGACGGCGCAGAGGGGTACCACAAGGCCGTGGCAGGGCCCTACAGTGCGATCATCACCGACCAGAACATGCCGAACATGACCGGGATCGAGTTCATCCGGAAGTTCCGGGCACATCCCTCCAGTCGTGGCGTTCCGATCATTTTCCTGTCCACCGAATCCGACCCGGCCTCGAAGCAGGCCGCCAAGGAGGCCGGCGCGATCGGCTGGATCGTGAAACCCTTCAATCAGGACCAGTTGATCGCCGCGGTCAGGAAGGTGGCAGGCGCATGA
- a CDS encoding ABC transporter permease, giving the protein MSVAQEPLVTGRRWRVLTFLARTPTAVTLALAWMTLMALVMVFAQVIQPYAFDQVNLMARMAPPQPLEGATWAHPLGTDTLGRDLMSRLLVATQTSLLLAALGTCLGAVMGVALGFWAAHRGGIWDEIVMGAVDFQAAMPWFIIALAILAFMGNSMPVFLLIMALYGWETYARITRGLVLSAREQGYAQAVRALGAPPRWVYVRHILPNIAGPLLVQLTINFPSTILFETSLSFLGLGIRPPMTSLGQLLGEGRDYLISAWWLAVVPGMTIFFTTLSMSILGDWLRARLDPSLET; this is encoded by the coding sequence ATGAGCGTCGCACAGGAGCCGCTGGTCACCGGGCGCCGCTGGCGCGTCCTGACCTTCCTTGCCCGCACCCCCACGGCCGTCACCCTTGCGCTGGCCTGGATGACCCTCATGGCCCTGGTCATGGTGTTTGCGCAGGTGATCCAGCCCTACGCCTTCGATCAGGTGAACCTGATGGCCCGCATGGCCCCGCCGCAGCCGCTGGAAGGCGCCACATGGGCGCATCCGCTGGGGACGGACACACTGGGTCGGGACCTGATGTCGCGGCTGCTGGTGGCGACGCAGACCTCGCTGCTGCTGGCGGCGCTGGGCACATGCCTCGGTGCGGTCATGGGCGTGGCTCTGGGCTTCTGGGCGGCGCACAGGGGCGGCATCTGGGACGAGATCGTGATGGGCGCGGTAGATTTCCAGGCCGCGATGCCGTGGTTCATCATCGCGCTCGCGATCCTCGCCTTCATGGGCAATTCGATGCCCGTGTTCCTGCTGATCATGGCGCTCTACGGCTGGGAGACATATGCCCGCATTACCCGGGGGCTGGTGCTGTCGGCACGCGAACAGGGCTATGCGCAGGCGGTCCGCGCGCTGGGCGCACCGCCGCGCTGGGTCTATGTCCGGCACATCCTGCCCAACATTGCCGGTCCGCTGCTGGTGCAGCTTACGATAAACTTCCCCTCGACCATCCTCTTCGAGACATCGCTGTCCTTCCTGGGGCTGGGCATCCGCCCGCCCATGACCTCGCTCGGCCAGTTGCTGGGCGAGGGGCGCGACTATCTCATCAGCGCCTGGTGGCTCGCCGTGGTGCCTGGGATGACGATCTTCTTCACCACCCTGTCCATGTCGATCCTCGGCGACTGGCTGCGCGCCCGGCTCGACCCATCACTGGAGACCTGA
- a CDS encoding STAS domain-containing protein, which produces MPDKHAAKHASHSPGGSRQAVTVTFAEEQTVKSADAARAELLAAIGGDGQVRVDLTDATAADTGFLQVLIAACRAACLRGRPLTVVGIEGGPVPALMVGLGLIASEQQAPRYFEDLATAERAA; this is translated from the coding sequence ATGCCCGACAAACACGCTGCGAAGCACGCTTCCCACTCTCCGGGAGGCTCACGCCAGGCTGTTACCGTGACTTTTGCCGAGGAGCAGACGGTGAAGTCGGCCGACGCTGCGCGCGCAGAGCTTCTGGCCGCGATCGGGGGCGATGGTCAGGTCAGGGTGGATCTGACCGATGCGACCGCGGCCGACACCGGGTTCCTGCAGGTCTTGATCGCGGCATGCCGTGCCGCCTGTCTTCGCGGTCGCCCATTGACGGTCGTGGGGATCGAAGGCGGCCCGGTCCCGGCGCTCATGGTCGGTCTCGGCCTGATCGCGTCTGAACAGCAGGCGCCCCGGTATTTCGAGGACTTGGCGACAGCGGAGAGAGCCGCATGA
- a CDS encoding sugar phosphate isomerase/epimerase family protein — MPDRIIACGFNTGAAEGDLERLAKRLAHMEAIGCTGAEITAVGLDAVISCRMLPDRVARIREIMARHDLAYSMHAPIAINLMDEAHADLMQRAAIVSMELAAEIGARVVVLHPGRCHPKDHVDRLDMLQAFEMAQLGPVADRAASLGVQIAYENISPNRRVVAGEETSYSLDPRALANFLSRLDHPAVMACLDISHAQQGAGLWGFDMLGACEALAPWIGHIHFSDSTGVAATFPWTHDGERHFFGVGDMHAPQGLGAVDFAALGRRLRVRPGTRIAIEIKRNFLAHAEQETLVAARNFAERVNALPSEAAA, encoded by the coding sequence ATGCCCGACCGGATCATCGCCTGCGGCTTCAACACAGGCGCCGCCGAAGGCGACCTCGAACGCCTTGCGAAACGCCTTGCCCACATGGAGGCGATAGGCTGCACCGGTGCCGAAATCACCGCCGTGGGCCTCGACGCCGTGATCTCCTGCCGGATGCTGCCGGATCGCGTGGCCCGGATCCGCGAGATCATGGCACGTCACGATCTGGCCTATTCCATGCATGCGCCCATCGCGATCAACCTGATGGACGAGGCGCACGCCGACCTGATGCAGCGCGCAGCGATCGTGTCGATGGAACTTGCGGCCGAGATCGGGGCGCGCGTCGTCGTGCTGCATCCCGGGCGTTGCCACCCGAAGGACCATGTGGACCGGCTGGACATGCTGCAGGCCTTCGAGATGGCGCAGCTGGGTCCGGTTGCGGACCGCGCCGCCAGCCTCGGGGTGCAGATTGCCTATGAGAACATCTCGCCCAACCGCCGTGTCGTCGCCGGGGAAGAAACGTCCTATTCCCTCGACCCGCGCGCGCTGGCGAACTTCCTGTCGCGTCTTGACCATCCGGCCGTGATGGCCTGTCTCGACATCAGCCACGCGCAGCAGGGTGCGGGGCTGTGGGGCTTCGACATGCTAGGCGCCTGCGAGGCGCTCGCCCCCTGGATCGGCCATATCCATTTCAGCGACAGCACCGGGGTCGCGGCCACGTTCCCGTGGACCCATGATGGCGAGCGGCATTTCTTCGGCGTGGGCGACATGCACGCGCCGCAGGGCCTGGGCGCGGTGGACTTCGCGGCGCTGGGCCGTCGGCTGCGTGTCCGCCCCGGGACGCGCATCGCAATCGAGATCAAGCGCAACTTCCTTGCCCATGCCGAGCAGGAGACGCTGGTCGCGGCCCGGAACTTCGCGGAACGCGTCAACGCCCTGCCGAGCGAGGCAGCGGCATGA
- a CDS encoding chemotaxis protein CheA gives MTQPDPKDIFRHEAAEVLENLEVSLLDLGDALDDMELVNSVFRALHTLKGSGAMFGFTEVADFVHEFETAFDRVRSNEVAPTRALVRVALAAKDHIARLIAEPEIHGDHGEPLLERLRQTVGAPGAAAEPIVDAGAADAGWRVRFRLAEDALVLGANPVLMLDELRALGPCDVRVSLAGLPALEALDPAICHLAWDVAVRADCERGAIEDVFMFVRDGMELEIAPLAPPEASATIGDGPAPEMMATGLPPTDIPPERRERTGTAAAGGGSLRVPAERLDELLDRVGELVIAQARLSQIAGQSDDAALKNVSEEIERLATGLRDTTMGIRMVPIGSLFGRFRRLVHDLKGQLGKEMEFVTFGEETELDKTVVEKLADPLVHVIRNAIDHGIETPERRSAAGKPPVGRIRLSAEHQGAEVAISLVDDGAGLNTARIRAKAEEAGLIAPGSVLSDSEIHQFIFHPGFSTAQEISALSGRGVGMDVVKRTMEELRGRIEVTSTPGAGSRVTLRLPLTLAIIDGMLVRVGGNRYAIPLSAVEECVELPAEVAGGGKGRNFLNVRDALVPFLRLRELFRTSAPPELHQKLVIVSTGEQRVGLVVDQILGNTQTVIKSLSRLHSGIEEFSGATIMADGSVALILDVANLVRSGQRLDSRLREQQDGRAA, from the coding sequence ATGACACAGCCCGATCCCAAGGACATCTTTCGCCACGAGGCGGCCGAGGTGCTGGAAAACCTCGAGGTTTCCCTGCTCGATCTCGGCGACGCGCTCGATGACATGGAACTGGTCAACAGCGTGTTCCGCGCCCTGCATACGCTGAAGGGCTCCGGCGCGATGTTCGGCTTCACGGAAGTGGCGGATTTCGTCCACGAGTTCGAGACTGCCTTCGACAGGGTCCGCAGCAACGAGGTCGCGCCGACCCGGGCGCTGGTGCGCGTGGCGCTGGCCGCAAAGGACCATATCGCCAGGCTGATCGCCGAGCCGGAGATCCATGGCGACCATGGCGAGCCGTTGCTCGAACGTCTGCGCCAGACGGTGGGCGCGCCGGGTGCGGCGGCAGAGCCCATTGTGGACGCCGGGGCCGCAGACGCCGGATGGCGGGTGCGCTTCAGGCTGGCCGAGGACGCCCTCGTTCTTGGCGCGAACCCGGTCTTGATGCTGGACGAACTGCGGGCGCTCGGTCCCTGCGACGTGCGGGTCTCGCTTGCGGGGCTGCCCGCGCTGGAAGCGCTCGACCCCGCCATATGCCATCTTGCGTGGGACGTCGCGGTTCGGGCGGATTGCGAGCGCGGCGCGATCGAGGACGTGTTCATGTTCGTGCGCGACGGCATGGAGCTGGAGATCGCGCCGCTTGCCCCCCCCGAGGCTTCGGCGACCATCGGCGATGGCCCCGCACCGGAGATGATGGCGACCGGCCTTCCCCCGACGGACATCCCGCCCGAACGGCGGGAGCGTACCGGCACCGCGGCGGCGGGCGGCGGCTCGCTTCGGGTGCCCGCCGAGCGGCTGGACGAGTTGCTCGACCGGGTCGGCGAACTGGTGATCGCGCAGGCGCGCCTGTCGCAGATCGCCGGGCAGAGCGACGACGCTGCGCTCAAGAACGTTTCGGAAGAGATCGAGCGCCTCGCGACCGGTCTGCGCGACACCACGATGGGCATCCGCATGGTTCCCATCGGTTCGCTGTTCGGCCGGTTCCGGCGGCTGGTGCACGACCTCAAGGGGCAATTGGGCAAGGAGATGGAGTTCGTCACCTTCGGCGAGGAAACCGAACTCGACAAGACTGTGGTCGAGAAGCTGGCCGACCCGCTGGTGCATGTCATCCGCAACGCCATAGATCACGGCATCGAGACGCCGGAGCGCCGCAGCGCCGCCGGCAAGCCGCCCGTGGGCAGGATCCGCCTGTCGGCCGAGCACCAGGGCGCGGAAGTCGCCATCAGCCTCGTCGATGACGGCGCCGGGCTGAACACCGCCCGGATCCGGGCCAAGGCCGAGGAGGCCGGTCTGATCGCCCCCGGCTCGGTCCTGTCCGACAGCGAGATCCATCAGTTCATCTTTCATCCGGGCTTTTCGACCGCGCAGGAAATCAGTGCGCTGTCGGGCCGGGGCGTCGGGATGGACGTGGTCAAGCGCACCATGGAAGAGTTGCGCGGGCGCATCGAGGTGACATCGACCCCGGGCGCGGGCAGCCGTGTGACGCTGCGCCTGCCGCTTACGCTGGCCATCATCGACGGCATGCTGGTCCGGGTCGGGGGCAACCGCTATGCGATCCCCCTCTCGGCGGTCGAGGAATGCGTCGAGCTTCCGGCCGAGGTTGCGGGCGGCGGCAAGGGGCGCAATTTCCTGAACGTCCGCGATGCGCTGGTGCCGTTCCTGCGCCTGCGCGAGCTGTTCAGGACCAGCGCGCCGCCCGAGTTGCACCAGAAGTTGGTGATCGTCTCCACCGGCGAGCAGCGGGTGGGCCTCGTGGTCGACCAGATCCTCGGCAACACCCAGACGGTGATCAAGTCGCTTTCGCGGTTGCACAGCGGCATCGAGGAGTTCTCCGGCGCCACGATCATGGCCGACGGGTCGGTCGCGCTGATCCTCGACGTGGCCAACCTGGTGCGCAGCGGCCAGCGGCTGGATAGCCGCCTGCGCGAACAGCAGGACGGGAGGGCGGCATGA